A stretch of the Aegilops tauschii subsp. strangulata cultivar AL8/78 chromosome 4, Aet v6.0, whole genome shotgun sequence genome encodes the following:
- the LOC109760746 gene encoding alcohol dehydrogenase 1, giving the protein MATAGKVIKCKAAVAWEAGKPLSMEEVEVAPPQAMEVRVKILFTSLCHTDVYFWEAKGQTPMFPRIFGHEAGGIVESVGEGVTELAPGDHVLPVFTGECKECPHCKSAESNMCDLLRINTDRGVMIGDGKSRFSIDGKPIYHFVGTSTFSEYTVMHVGCVAKINPEAPLDKVCVLSCGISTGLGASINVAKPPKGSTVAIFGLGAVGLAAAEGARIAGASRIIGVDLNASRFEEARKFGCTEFVNPKDHTKPVQQVLAEMTNGGVDRSVECTGNVNAMIQAFECVHDGWGVAVLVGVPHKDAEFKTHPMNFLNERTLKGTFFGNFKPRTDLPNVVEMYMRKELEVEKFITHSVPFSEINKAFDLMAKGEGIRCIIRMEN; this is encoded by the exons ATGGCGACCGCCGGGAAGGTGATCAAGTGCAAAG CCGCGGTGGCGTGGGAGGCGGGGAAGCCGCTGTCCatggaggaggtggaggtggcgCCGCCGCAGGCCATGGAGGTGCGCGTCAAGATCCTCTTCACCTCCCTCTGCCACACCGACGTCTACTTCTGGGAGGCCAAG GGCCAGACCCCCATGTTCCCTCGGATCTTCGGTCATGAAGCTGGAGG CATAGTGGAGAGTGTTGGAGAGGGTGTGACTGAGCTTGCCCCTGGTGACCATGTCCTCCCTGTGTTCACTGGGGAGTGTAAGGAATGCCCACATTGCAAGTCTGCGGAGAGCAACATGTGTGATCTGCTCAGGATCAACACCGACAGAGGTGTCATGATCGGGGATGGCAAGTCACGCTTCTCTATTGACGGGAAGCCGATTTACCATTTCGTAGGGACTTCCACCTTCAGTGAGTATACTGTCATGCATGTTGGTTGTGTTGCCAAGATCAACCCTGAGGCTCCCCTTGACAAAGTCTGTGTTCTTAGCTGTGGTATTTCCACTG GTCTTGGCGCATCCATTAATGTTGCAAAACCACCAAAGGGTTCGACAGTGGCGATATTTGGGCTAGGAGCTGTTGGCCTTGCT GCTGCAGAAGGTGCAAGGATTGCAGGTGCATCAAGGATCATTGGTGTTGACTTGAACGCCAGCAGATTTGAAGAAG CTAGAAAATTTGGCTGCACGGAATTTGTGAACCCGAAAGATCACACCAAGCCAGTTCAACAG GTGCTCGCTGAGATGACAAATGGTGGAGTTGACCGCAGTGTTGAGTGCACGGGCAACGTCAATGCTATGATACAAGCATTTGAATGTGTTCATGAT GGCTGGGGTGTAGCTGTGCTGGTGGGTGTGCCGCACAAGGATGCCGAATTCAAGACCCACCCGATGAACTTCCTGAACGAGAGGACTCTCAAGGGCACCTTCTTCGGAAACTTCAAGCCGCGCACTGACCTGCCCAATGTCGTGGAGATGTACATGAGAAAG gagctggaggtggagaaGTTCATCACACACAGCGTGCCGTTCTCGGAGATCAACAAGGCATTCGACCTCATGGCGAAGGGCGAGGGCATCCGCTGCATCATCCGCATGGAGAACTAA